GTTGCCGGAACTCATCATCATGTAGACACCCTGCGTTTTGTCCAGTGTATTCCAGTAGGCATGAAGTTCTCCGGCATTGGTAAAGACTTTTAGATTTTCGTTTTTGAACTTTTCTTTGATCAATTCGGGAGAAATCGGCTCCATTCTTTTAATTTTTAAAGCATCTTCAGAATAGAAAACGATCGCTTCATCCAGGCCGTCCATGGCATGGTCATACTGTTCAAGGAAAACAGGGTTTAGGCTTGAATAAGTATGAAGCTCAAGAAAACCGTATTTTTTTTCGTTTTTAAACTGTTCACAGAAAGCTTTAACAGCCGCTTTCACTTTGCTCGGAGCGTGTGCAAAATCTTTGTAAAGTGTTCCCTTATCTCCTCTCTCTACTTTTTCAAGGCGTTTCGAAGCCCCTTTAAAACTCATGATGGCTTCATAGAAGTCTTCATCCATAACTCCTAAATGATGGCAGATGTTTCTTGCTCCTTCCAGATTCAGTAAATTATGGGCTCCGAAAACAGAAAGCGGAACATCGCCCATTTCTGTTGTTAAATGAACCTGGCCGTTGATAGTTTCGTATTCGGGTGTTTTGTAGGGGATTTTTCTGAAATAATTTTCTGCCGCTTCCACTACTTTTACCACTTCCGGATCTTCTTCGTTGTAGACTAAAATTCCGCCCGGCGTAATGCTGGCCACGAATTTCCTGAACTGCTCAATATAATCATCAAACGTTTTAAAAACATTGATATGATCCCAGGCAATCCCGCTCAATAATGCGATATTGGGCTGATACAGCAGGAATTTAGAACGGAGATCGATAGGAGAGGACAGGTATTCATCACCTTCCAACACCATAAAATCATTGTCTTCCGTCAGTTTGACCATACAGTCGAAACCTTCCAGCTGGGCACCCACCATAAAATCCACATCTTTCCGGTGGAAATTCAGGACATGGAGAATCATTGAAGTAATGGTCGTTTTTCCGTGAGAACCTGCAATGACTACCCGGGTTTTATTTTTAGACTGCTCGTACAGGAATTCCGGATAAGAATATATTTTTAAGCCCAGCTCCTTTGCCTTTGCCAATTCAGGGTTATCCTGGTGGGCATGCATCCCAAGAATTACGGCATCAAGGTCAGAAGTGATTTTTTCCGGGAACCAACCTGTTTCTGCGGGTAGAATTCCTTTCTTCTCCAATCTTGATTTTGAAGGTTCAAAGATCGCATCATCCGAACCGGTAACCTGGTATCCTTTATCTTTTAATGCAATGGCAAGATTGTGCATGGCGCTTCCGCCGACAGCAATGAAATGGGTCTTCAATGGATTATTGTTTTTTTACGTTATTATTGATAAGCTCCTGGAAAACATCTGTAATGTTATTCCAGTTTGTTCTGTAATTCGGCATAATGGAGCTTGCATCTGTTTTACTGCCTTCATTAGGACCCTT
The sequence above is a segment of the Chryseobacterium sp. JJR-5R genome. Coding sequences within it:
- a CDS encoding UDP-N-acetylmuramate--L-alanine ligase yields the protein MKTHFIAVGGSAMHNLAIALKDKGYQVTGSDDAIFEPSKSRLEKKGILPAETGWFPEKITSDLDAVILGMHAHQDNPELAKAKELGLKIYSYPEFLYEQSKNKTRVVIAGSHGKTTITSMILHVLNFHRKDVDFMVGAQLEGFDCMVKLTEDNDFMVLEGDEYLSSPIDLRSKFLLYQPNIALLSGIAWDHINVFKTFDDYIEQFRKFVASITPGGILVYNEEDPEVVKVVEAAENYFRKIPYKTPEYETINGQVHLTTEMGDVPLSVFGAHNLLNLEGARNICHHLGVMDEDFYEAIMSFKGASKRLEKVERGDKGTLYKDFAHAPSKVKAAVKAFCEQFKNEKKYGFLELHTYSSLNPVFLEQYDHAMDGLDEAIVFYSEDALKIKRMEPISPELIKEKFKNENLKVFTNAGELHAYWNTLDKTQGVYMMMSSGNFGGLDLTK